From Vulpes vulpes isolate BD-2025 chromosome 7, VulVul3, whole genome shotgun sequence, one genomic window encodes:
- the TAS2R60 gene encoding LOW QUALITY PROTEIN: taste receptor type 2 member 60 (The sequence of the model RefSeq protein was modified relative to this genomic sequence to represent the inferred CDS: inserted 4 bases in 3 codons; deleted 3 bases in 3 codons; substituted 1 base at 1 genomic stop codon) codes for MAEIYAVTNSFITIALGMVWLLRRTLLPCDKLLVSLGASCLCLQWVVRRKSIYIFLYPGAFPYNPVLQFLASQWDLLNTATLWFFTXLGAFCCVKTATVIHPPHLFWLKQKVSGLVPWMLLSSERVAILEAYFFSLKLVTWTVFAVVFLVGMALLMSLERHTKKALLSIVAFXDPRARAHTQVLLALISFGILLTSYLLSLVLSAAGVFPXLECRRWVWQAVIYLCTAAHPIXLLLSNPRLRGVLEGGRYAGC; via the exons ATGGCGGAGATCTATG CAGTGACCAATAGCTTCATCACTATAGCCCTGGGCATGGTGTGGCTGCTACGGAGAACACTGTTA CCTTGTGATAAATTATTAGTCAGCCTGGGGGCCTCTTGCCTCTGTCTGCAGTGGGTGGTGAGACGGAAgagcatttatattttcctgtatcCAGGGGCCTTCCCATACAATCCCGTATTGCAGTTCCTGGCCTCCCAGTGGGACTTGTTGAACACTGCCACCTTATGGTTCTTCACCTAGCTGGGTGCCTTCTGTTGCGTGAAAACC GCAACCGTCATTCATCCTCCCCATCTTTTCTGGCTAAAACAGAAGGTGTCTGGGTTGGTTCCATGGATGCTGCTCAGTTCT GAGAGGGTTGCAATCTTGGAAgcctatttcttctctttaaaacttGTTACCTGGACAGTCTTTGCTGTTGTCTTTCTTGTTGGTATGGCTTTGCTCATGTCTCTGGAAAGACACACTAAGAAGGCCCTGCTCTCCATTGTGGCCT GTGACCCCAGGGCCCGGGCACACACCCAGGTTCTCCTGGCTCTCATCTCCTTTGGTATCCTTCTCACCTCCTAT CTTCTGTCATTGGTGCTTAGCGCTGCAGGTGTTTTTC TCTTGGAATGTAGGCGCTGGGTGTGGCAGGCAGTGATTTATCTGTGCACAGCGGCCCACCCCAT ACTGCTCTTGAGCAACCCCAGGCTGCGAGGTGTGCTGGAGGGGGGCCGCTATGCAGGGTGCTGA
- the LOC112934839 gene encoding taste receptor type 2 member 143 — translation MSSSPTLIFMVIFFLESLAAMLQNGFMVTVLGREWVRRRTLPAGDMIVASLAASRFCLHGVAILNNLLIFFGFYFVRDYYNTLWHFVNTLTLWLTAWLAVFYCVKVAVFSHPVFFWLKWRISRLVPRLLLGSLVLVGLTVISSAIVTGILKQMIASKSSQGNSTWAERVQAFYRSFHLFDVMLMWSVPFLLFLVSMLLLVFSLCRHLGLMRNYRQDPCDPSTRVHTMALKSLVFFLVFYTSYFLSLVVVATEITNFQSHWYWAWEVVTYASICLHSSMLVLSSPKLRKVLMTRLWKALDKG, via the coding sequence ATGTCCTCCTCACCTACATTGATCTTCATGGTCATCTTCTTCCTGGAGTCGTTGGCTGCAATGCTGCAGAATGGCTTCATGGTTACTGTGTTGGGCAGGGAGTGGGTGCGACGCCGGACGCTGCCTGCAGGTGACATGATTGTGGCCTCCCTGGCTGCCTCCCGGTTCTGCCTGCATGGGGTGGCCATCCTGAACAACCTCTTGATCTTCTTTGGTTTTTACTTTGTAAGGGACTATTACAACACCCTCTGGCACTTCGTCAACACTCTCACTCTCTGGCTCACTGCCTGGCTTGCTGTCTTCTACTGTGTGAAGGTCGCCGTCTTCTCTCACCCTGTCTTCTTCTGGCTGAAGTGGAGGATTTCGCGGTTAGTGCCCAGGCTGCTGCTGGGCTCCCTGGTCTTAGTTGGCCTGACAGTCATCTCATCAGCCATTGTGACTGGAATTCTGAAACAGATGATTGCCTCCAAGAGTTCCCAAGGAAACAGCACCTGGGCTGAGAGAGTACAGGCCTTCTATAGGTCTTTTCATCTATTTGATGTAATGCTTATGTGGTCAGTTCCATTCCTCCTGTTCTTGGTGTCCATGCTCTTGCTCGTGTTCTCACTGTGCCGGCATTTGGGGTTGATGAGGAACTATAGACAGGACCCATGTGATCCTAGCACCCGGGTTCACACGATGGCCCTGAAGTCACTTGTCTTCTTCCTTGTCTTCTACACATCATATTTCCTGTCTCTGGTTGTTGTTGCTACAGAAATAACAAACTTCCAGAGTCACTGGTACTGGGCCTGGGAAGTGGTAACCTATGCAAGCATCTGTCTGCACTCCAGCATGCTGGTGCTAAGCAGCCCCAAACTGAGAAAGGTCCTGATGACCAGGCTTTGGAAAGCTCTGGACAAAGGCTGA